The Aythya fuligula isolate bAytFul2 chromosome 2, bAytFul2.pri, whole genome shotgun sequence genome contains a region encoding:
- the ZBTB14 gene encoding zinc finger and BTB domain-containing protein 14 isoform X2, whose amino-acid sequence MEFFISMSETIKYNDDDHKTVFLKTLNEQRLEGEFCDIAIVVEDVKFRAHRCVLAACSTYFKKLFKKLEVDSSSVIEIDFLRSDIFEEVLNYMYTAKISVKKEDVNLMMSSGQILGIRFLDKLCTQKRDVSSPEENTQSKNKYCLKINRPIGEPNDTQDDEVEEIGDHDDSPSDVTVEGTPPSQEDGKSPTTTLRVQEAILKELGSEEVRKVNCYGQEVEPMETTESKDLGSQTPQALTFNDGISEVKDEQTPGWTTAAGDMKFEYLLYGHREHIVCQACGKTFSDEARLRKHEKLHTADRPFVCEMCTKGFTTQAHLKEHLKIHTGYKPYSCEVSCLWPLEVCALLFFWNTHGKVITSN is encoded by the exons ATG GAGTTTTTCATCAGTATGTCTGAAACCATTAAGTACAATGACGATGATCACAAAACTGTGTTCCTGAAAACATTAAACGAACAACGTTTGGAAGGAGAATTTTGTGACATAGCTATCGTGGTTGAAGATGTTAAGTTCAGAGCACATAGGTGTGTGCTTGCTGCCTGCAGTACCTActtcaaaaagcttttcaaaaaacTAGAAGTCGATAGTTCATCAGTAATAGAAATAGATTTTCTTCGTTCTGATATTTTTGAGGAGGTTCTCAATTACATGTACACTGCAAAGATTTCTGTTAAGAAAGAGGATGTAAATTTGATGATGTCTTCGGGCCAGATTCTTGGTATTCGCTTTCTAGATAAACTCTGCACGCAAAAGCGTGATGTATCTAGTCCCGAAGAAAACACCCAGTCCAAGAACAAGTACTGCCTAAAAATAAACCGTCCTATTGGGGAACCTAATGATACCCAAGACGATGAGGTGGAAGAAATTGGAGATCACGACGACAGTCCATCTGATGTGACAGTGGAAGGAACTCCCCCCAGTCAGGAAGATGGAAAATCACCCACCACTACCCTGAGAGTTCAGGAGGCGATTCTGAAAGAACTGGGAAGTGAAGAAGTTCGAAAAGTAAACTGCTATGGCCAAGAGGTAGAGCCCATGGAAACAACCGAATCAAAAGACTTAGGATCCCAAACCCCTCAGGCTTTGACATTTAATGATGGCATAAGTGAGGTGAAAGATGAACAGACACCAGGCTGGACGACAGCAGCTGGGGATATGAAATTTGAATATTTGCTTTATGGTCACAGGGAACACATTGTATGTCAGGCTTGTGGTAAGACCTTTTCTGATGAAGCACGActgagaaaacatgaaaagctaCACACTGCTGATAGACCATTTGTTTGTGAAATGTGTACAAAGGGCTTTACCACACAAGCTCATTTGAAAGAGCATCTGAAAATACACACAGGTTACAAGCCTTACAGTTGCGAG GTCTCATGTCTTTGGCCGCTGGAAGTCTGTGCATTGCTGTTCTTCTGGAATACTCACGGAAAG GTGATTACTTCCAACTGA
- the ZBTB14 gene encoding zinc finger and BTB domain-containing protein 14 isoform X3, giving the protein MEFFISMSETIKYNDDDHKTVFLKTLNEQRLEGEFCDIAIVVEDVKFRAHRCVLAACSTYFKKLFKKLEVDSSSVIEIDFLRSDIFEEVLNYMYTAKISVKKEDVNLMMSSGQILGIRFLDKLCTQKRDVSSPEENTQSKNKYCLKINRPIGEPNDTQDDEVEEIGDHDDSPSDVTVEGTPPSQEDGKSPTTTLRVQEAILKELGSEEVRKVNCYGQEVEPMETTESKDLGSQTPQALTFNDGISEVKDEQTPGWTTAAGDMKFEYLLYGHREHIVCQACGKTFSDEARLRKHEKLHTADRPFVCEMCTKGFTTQAHLKEHLKIHTGYKPYSCEVSCLWPLEVCALLFFWNTHGKVTGF; this is encoded by the exons ATG GAGTTTTTCATCAGTATGTCTGAAACCATTAAGTACAATGACGATGATCACAAAACTGTGTTCCTGAAAACATTAAACGAACAACGTTTGGAAGGAGAATTTTGTGACATAGCTATCGTGGTTGAAGATGTTAAGTTCAGAGCACATAGGTGTGTGCTTGCTGCCTGCAGTACCTActtcaaaaagcttttcaaaaaacTAGAAGTCGATAGTTCATCAGTAATAGAAATAGATTTTCTTCGTTCTGATATTTTTGAGGAGGTTCTCAATTACATGTACACTGCAAAGATTTCTGTTAAGAAAGAGGATGTAAATTTGATGATGTCTTCGGGCCAGATTCTTGGTATTCGCTTTCTAGATAAACTCTGCACGCAAAAGCGTGATGTATCTAGTCCCGAAGAAAACACCCAGTCCAAGAACAAGTACTGCCTAAAAATAAACCGTCCTATTGGGGAACCTAATGATACCCAAGACGATGAGGTGGAAGAAATTGGAGATCACGACGACAGTCCATCTGATGTGACAGTGGAAGGAACTCCCCCCAGTCAGGAAGATGGAAAATCACCCACCACTACCCTGAGAGTTCAGGAGGCGATTCTGAAAGAACTGGGAAGTGAAGAAGTTCGAAAAGTAAACTGCTATGGCCAAGAGGTAGAGCCCATGGAAACAACCGAATCAAAAGACTTAGGATCCCAAACCCCTCAGGCTTTGACATTTAATGATGGCATAAGTGAGGTGAAAGATGAACAGACACCAGGCTGGACGACAGCAGCTGGGGATATGAAATTTGAATATTTGCTTTATGGTCACAGGGAACACATTGTATGTCAGGCTTGTGGTAAGACCTTTTCTGATGAAGCACGActgagaaaacatgaaaagctaCACACTGCTGATAGACCATTTGTTTGTGAAATGTGTACAAAGGGCTTTACCACACAAGCTCATTTGAAAGAGCATCTGAAAATACACACAGGTTACAAGCCTTACAGTTGCGAG GTCTCATGTCTTTGGCCGCTGGAAGTCTGTGCATTGCTGTTCTTCTGGAATACTCACGGAAAGGTAACTGGCTTTTAA
- the ZBTB14 gene encoding zinc finger and BTB domain-containing protein 14 isoform X4, which produces MEFFISMSETIKYNDDDHKTVFLKTLNEQRLEGEFCDIAIVVEDVKFRAHRCVLAACSTYFKKLFKKLEVDSSSVIEIDFLRSDIFEEVLNYMYTAKISVKKEDVNLMMSSGQILGIRFLDKLCTQKRDVSSPEENTQSKNKYCLKINRPIGEPNDTQDDEVEEIGDHDDSPSDVTVEGTPPSQEDGKSPTTTLRVQEAILKELGSEEVRKVNCYGQEVEPMETTESKDLGSQTPQALTFNDGISEVKDEQTPGWTTAAGDMKFEYLLYGHREHIVCQACGKTFSDEARLRKHEKLHTADRPFVCEMCTKGFTTQAHLKEHLKIHTGYKPYSCEMIKLGWLTVHKTNLL; this is translated from the exons ATG GAGTTTTTCATCAGTATGTCTGAAACCATTAAGTACAATGACGATGATCACAAAACTGTGTTCCTGAAAACATTAAACGAACAACGTTTGGAAGGAGAATTTTGTGACATAGCTATCGTGGTTGAAGATGTTAAGTTCAGAGCACATAGGTGTGTGCTTGCTGCCTGCAGTACCTActtcaaaaagcttttcaaaaaacTAGAAGTCGATAGTTCATCAGTAATAGAAATAGATTTTCTTCGTTCTGATATTTTTGAGGAGGTTCTCAATTACATGTACACTGCAAAGATTTCTGTTAAGAAAGAGGATGTAAATTTGATGATGTCTTCGGGCCAGATTCTTGGTATTCGCTTTCTAGATAAACTCTGCACGCAAAAGCGTGATGTATCTAGTCCCGAAGAAAACACCCAGTCCAAGAACAAGTACTGCCTAAAAATAAACCGTCCTATTGGGGAACCTAATGATACCCAAGACGATGAGGTGGAAGAAATTGGAGATCACGACGACAGTCCATCTGATGTGACAGTGGAAGGAACTCCCCCCAGTCAGGAAGATGGAAAATCACCCACCACTACCCTGAGAGTTCAGGAGGCGATTCTGAAAGAACTGGGAAGTGAAGAAGTTCGAAAAGTAAACTGCTATGGCCAAGAGGTAGAGCCCATGGAAACAACCGAATCAAAAGACTTAGGATCCCAAACCCCTCAGGCTTTGACATTTAATGATGGCATAAGTGAGGTGAAAGATGAACAGACACCAGGCTGGACGACAGCAGCTGGGGATATGAAATTTGAATATTTGCTTTATGGTCACAGGGAACACATTGTATGTCAGGCTTGTGGTAAGACCTTTTCTGATGAAGCACGActgagaaaacatgaaaagctaCACACTGCTGATAGACCATTTGTTTGTGAAATGTGTACAAAGGGCTTTACCACACAAGCTCATTTGAAAGAGCATCTGAAAATACACACAGGTTACAAGCCTTACAGTTGCGAG atgaTAAAATTGGGGTGGTTAACTGTGCATAAAACAAATCTGCTGTGA
- the ZBTB14 gene encoding zinc finger and BTB domain-containing protein 14 isoform X1: MEFFISMSETIKYNDDDHKTVFLKTLNEQRLEGEFCDIAIVVEDVKFRAHRCVLAACSTYFKKLFKKLEVDSSSVIEIDFLRSDIFEEVLNYMYTAKISVKKEDVNLMMSSGQILGIRFLDKLCTQKRDVSSPEENTQSKNKYCLKINRPIGEPNDTQDDEVEEIGDHDDSPSDVTVEGTPPSQEDGKSPTTTLRVQEAILKELGSEEVRKVNCYGQEVEPMETTESKDLGSQTPQALTFNDGISEVKDEQTPGWTTAAGDMKFEYLLYGHREHIVCQACGKTFSDEARLRKHEKLHTADRPFVCEMCTKGFTTQAHLKEHLKIHTGYKPYSCEVCGKSFIRAPDLKKHERVHSNERPFACHMCDKAFKHKSHLKDHERRHRGEKPFVCSSCTKAFAKASDLKRHENNMHSERKQVTTANSIQSETEQLQAAAMAAEAEQQLETIACS; encoded by the exons ATG GAGTTTTTCATCAGTATGTCTGAAACCATTAAGTACAATGACGATGATCACAAAACTGTGTTCCTGAAAACATTAAACGAACAACGTTTGGAAGGAGAATTTTGTGACATAGCTATCGTGGTTGAAGATGTTAAGTTCAGAGCACATAGGTGTGTGCTTGCTGCCTGCAGTACCTActtcaaaaagcttttcaaaaaacTAGAAGTCGATAGTTCATCAGTAATAGAAATAGATTTTCTTCGTTCTGATATTTTTGAGGAGGTTCTCAATTACATGTACACTGCAAAGATTTCTGTTAAGAAAGAGGATGTAAATTTGATGATGTCTTCGGGCCAGATTCTTGGTATTCGCTTTCTAGATAAACTCTGCACGCAAAAGCGTGATGTATCTAGTCCCGAAGAAAACACCCAGTCCAAGAACAAGTACTGCCTAAAAATAAACCGTCCTATTGGGGAACCTAATGATACCCAAGACGATGAGGTGGAAGAAATTGGAGATCACGACGACAGTCCATCTGATGTGACAGTGGAAGGAACTCCCCCCAGTCAGGAAGATGGAAAATCACCCACCACTACCCTGAGAGTTCAGGAGGCGATTCTGAAAGAACTGGGAAGTGAAGAAGTTCGAAAAGTAAACTGCTATGGCCAAGAGGTAGAGCCCATGGAAACAACCGAATCAAAAGACTTAGGATCCCAAACCCCTCAGGCTTTGACATTTAATGATGGCATAAGTGAGGTGAAAGATGAACAGACACCAGGCTGGACGACAGCAGCTGGGGATATGAAATTTGAATATTTGCTTTATGGTCACAGGGAACACATTGTATGTCAGGCTTGTGGTAAGACCTTTTCTGATGAAGCACGActgagaaaacatgaaaagctaCACACTGCTGATAGACCATTTGTTTGTGAAATGTGTACAAAGGGCTTTACCACACAAGCTCATTTGAAAGAGCATCTGAAAATACACACAGGTTACAAGCCTTACAGTTGCGAGGTATGTGGAAAGTCTTTTATTCGGGCACCAGATCtaaaaaagcatgaaagagTTCACAGTAATGAGAGGCCATTTGCATGCCATATGTGTGATAAAGCTTTCAAGCACAAGTCCCACCTCAAAGACCATGAAAGAAGACACCGAGGAGAGAAACCTTTTGTCTGCAGTTCCTGCACTAAAGCGTTTGCTAAAGCATCTGATCTAAAAAGGCATGAGAACAATAtgcacagtgaaagaaaacaagttacTACAGCCAATTCCATCCAGAGTGAAACAGAACAATTACAGGCAGCAGCTATGgctgctgaagcagagcagcaatTAGAAACTATAGcctgtagttaa